The genomic region GCTTTTCTTTTTTTCGTCATTTCATCCGCATTGGAATGCGGTGCTCCCAGCTTTAAAGCATCAATGGGCAGACTGTCAGCTAAGCGATAGGTGACCATCTGATATTTATCACTCGCATCATAGTGAGGGATGAAGCCTCTACGGTGCCAATTACGTGCATCTTCAAATTCTTTTCTCTTCATCCATTTCTCCAAGTCTAAGTACTTTAATGTGGAGTCTACTTAATCACAAATAATTCTACACGAAAATTGATGCAGAGAGCTACAGGGGTATTCTGCGATGTGTTTAGAAACAGAATTTCTTATTCCTGTATCAAAAATAGATATACCTTGTTTATTAATGCAATTGAATTAAGAGAAAAGTCAACAAACTGAAGTTTGAACTACGTACCTTTTTCTGTAGGTAGTACACACTTTAGTGTGCGTGATTTAAAAGCTTATTTCAAGGATATTTATGAATCCTTAAATTAAAGAACTCATTTTATGAAATCAATCTTATTTACCTTGCTTAGCCTATTTTTGATAAGCTCAGCGTTTGCAGACACAAACAAAAGTAGCAAGCCTCAAGTTAAGCAAAAGAAGGATATATATTATAATCCTCCCGCTAGTGTTGCGGATGTAAGTTATGGCAGCGATGAACGCAATGTTTTAGATTTTTGGCAAGCTCCCGGAGAGGGACCTCATCCACTCTATTTTTATATTCATGGAGGTGGTTGGCTTGGTGGTGATAAAAGTCGAGTATTTCGCGTACAGGATTATTTAGATAAAGGGATTTCGGTGGCGTCGATTAATTATCGCTTAACGAAGACTGATATTCTTCCTGCTCCGGTTCATGATGCCGCTAGAGCACTGCAGTTTGTGCGCTCCAAAGCTCAAGAATGGAATATAGATAAAAAGAAAGTTGTCTTAGCTGGTGGTAGTGCAGGTGCCTGTACGGCCATGTGGATTGCTTGCCATGATGATTTAGCTAATCCCGAATCAAGTGATCCAGTCGAGCGTGAATCAACTCGAGTTTCTGGCATTGTCGTCGCAGGTGGTCAAACATCGATTGATCCTAAGCAGGCGGGCCCGTGGATTGGACCGAAAGTTTATCATGGCATGATTATTATGGCTGTGGGGGAACAAAATATTGAGGCAGTGTTTAAAAACTATGCTCAGCATGAAAAGCTTTTCAAAGAATTCTCTCCTATTAATCACCTAACGCAGGATGATCCACCACTCTACCTATCTTATGGTGATCACATGGAAGTGCCCGCGGCGTCTTTTGGAAGTGGGATTCATCATGGCATGTTTGGTATCAAAATGAAAGAAAAATCGGAGCAAGTGGATCATAAGAAAGTTTTTCTTAATATTAGCAAGCATCAAAAATCAGAGGCTTATTCTGATCCGAAGGCCTTTATTTATGAACTTCTCTTAGGCGAGAAGAAATAATAATAAGCCCTGAAACTGTAAGATGTATGCGCAGCTAGTCCGCCTGCGTAGGCTCTCCGCCCGCCGGAGGCATTTATAGATTTTAGTATATATGGGGCTCCGCCCCAGGCCCCGTTTAAGGGTCCGAAGCACCCTTAAAAATCCCAACGCTTGTCGCACGCTCCTACGCTTAATCTTAGCTGAACTGAGTACCGTATTATATTCAATTCATACTTAATTCATCCTTTTAAAATCCCTTGAAGTACAGTACAAGGGTGCCGACGTACCCTTGGAAATCCAAAGGCTAGACATAAAATGTATTTTAGGATTAACATCCTAAGCTGATATATATATATATTATGGCTTTGCCATATATCCTATAAACTAAATGAAAACTAGATATCATAATATAGCGAGTGAATCATGATGCGATTTTTAAAGACTCTAGACCCATCGAAGCCTCATTTGTTAGTGCTAATCACTCTGTTTAGTCTAAGTCTCTTAGGAGATGATCAGCCAAGCTCCAAGCTCAATACAGTTTTAAAAACGATCCCAGTCAAAGTGAGTCAGGGTGTGGCCGTGGATGAGAAGTATTTCTATGGCATCAGCAATACCCGTATTAGCAAGCATGATAAACTCACGAATAAAATTGTCGCGACTTGGCAAGCTAAAGGTGAGAAGTTTAAACATTTCAAACATATGAATAGCGGGACAGTGATTGATGGTAAACTCTATTGCGCTCATTCGCGCTTTGCAGTGGATCCGAATGATTGCACAGTGGAAATATGGGATGTTCAGGGAGAAAGACTCGTATATGAGCGTTCGATTTCCATGCCCCGAAAACATGGGTCTTTAACTTGGATTGATCAAAGCCCTGATGGCTTTTGGTGGATGTGTTATGCCGTTTACGGCAAAAACAATCATAAAACAAAGCTCGTGAAATACCGTTATGAAAATAATAAGTTTATTGAAATTGATTCTTATTTTTTTCCTCAGCAAGTCATTTCGCAATGGGGACGCTGGAGTTGCTCAGGCGGATCTTGGGATGCAGATCAAAAGCTATACACCACCGGCCATGATCATGGCCGTGCTTATGTCTTAGAAATTGCTAAAGACAATAAATTAACTTATGTACGAACAGAGAAGGACTTAGGGTTTTACGGTCAAGCCATCGCCTGGGATCGCTTTTCTGAAAAGCCTATGCTTTGGGGTATTATAAAGAACAAGTCTATTTCCCTGACTCATATTCCCCGAAAATGAACGATTAGCCATAAAGCGGGGCAAAGCCCCGATTGCCTAGTCAAGGCTCTTTAATGGGAGGTGACTTAAGGGTATTTATACCTGCGGTTAACTTTTTTAGTAGGGCCCCGAGGGCTCCTCGGCCACCGGAGGGTGCTGCCACACAGCCGATAAAAATATCTGGGGCTCCTCCCCAAACTTCACTTAAGGTTCTGCCGTACGGGCCAATAATTTTTATCCACCTGTGTGGCAACACCCCTTAAGAATCCCTACACTCGGAGCTTCGCTCCAACGCTTTACCGTCATACCTTCGGCATGAATATCATTTTTTTAACAATACCCACCGGATAAATCCGGTGGCTACCATACTACATACCTTCGGCATGTTCTTAAGTTCCCACTCATTAGAGGCCCTCCGCCCGCCGGAGGCATTTATAGGTTTTAATATTTAGGGGGCCCTAATGGATGAGAACTTAGGTTTTTTGCGAAGCAAGTCGCCCGCGGAGGCATTTAAATCAAATACTAATTTTCATCATCCGCATAGGAATGCGGAGCGCCCAGGTTTTGCCGTACGAGTAAAGGATTTGCACCCGTAGTTTGAGTGCCCTTAAGAATCCCTGCGCTAGTTGTGGCGCTCCTGCGCTTAATTTTAGCCTTGTCTTTGCTTAGGTCTCCTCCCATTTATTACCTCATGGCCACAAGGGGGAATCATGGACGGTCGCGAGATTGATGCCCTTATCTGCTTGACGGATCTTTTTGCGACTATCGCAGCTATTGTGGAAGCACCTTTAGTGGATGGGCTGGCGACGGATCTCGAACAAAAAAACAATTTATATGATAAATTTTCAGAACGTGCCAAGCAGATGGCGAATCATTTGAAAGCACTTGAGCAATCGAAGGCGACGCGCTAACAAGCACTAAGTGAATAGGTGATTTGTAATAATAAATATATTTATGCAGTAAATATTTTAACTATACTGTATCAGTTCGAATATTCATGGGTTTATTGTTTTAACATATATTATAACTAATTGTATTTGGAGCTTATTATGAGAACAATAGAGTTTAAAAATAAAAAAGCACGTAGCCTGTACAAGCCTTTCACTTTGATTGAATTGCTCATTGTAGTCGCGATTATCGGTATCTTGGCCAGCTTGTTATTACCCGTTTTAGGCAAGGCGAGAAAAAAAGCTAAGCAAACAGTTTGCAAGAGTCAGCTTAAACAAATTCACTTAGCTATGACCATGTATGAACTCGATAATGATCAATACTTACCTTATGTCAGAGTTGATCCCCCCGCCCACTCTCAACCATGGTATTGGACTTTAGCACCTTATTTAGGCATAGACCGTGAAGAAACAGGGACGATGCGAGAGGTTGAGATCAGCCTGGGTAGTAATGTATTTAAGTGCCCCAGTAATGATTCACTTAATGTTCCTGTATATGGAACCAGTACCAATATAACTGGTTATGCCATGCCTCAATGGGCCGGCTGGGGCGGTAAAGGTGCCCTGTATGCCCCTATTAAAATCACAAATGTTTCGGAGCCTTCACATGCCATGCTTCTCGGTGAAACTGACCTTAAGTATTATTTAAATGGAGGTGATACTAATTTTTTAAATAGTCTTTATCACGACGGTCTTAATAATCGTTTATTCATTGATGGTCATGTGGGTCAAGGATTTCAAAACCAGGGTTTTGTTGCCGTAGCAATAAAATCACCTTATTATTTCAGTTGGTCTAAAAATTCAGGATATTGATCAATTTAAATTTAAGTGATACCCCATTTAATTACATCACAATTTTAGAGAAATAAAATATGAAAGGTACAAAAAAATGAAATTACTCTGTATAGCTATTTTAGTCGTACTAACAAGTCTATCATCTGTTAATGCTGCAGAGAAAGGGAAGCATCTTTTTATTCTTTCAGGTCAGTCGAATATGAAGTATATGGATCCAAATATTTCTTTTATACCAGCAGTTGAAGAGGCTTTTGGGAAAGACAATGTCATTGTGGTACATGATGCCCAAGGTGGTCAGCCAATACGTCGTTGGTATAAGAACTGGACACCAGAAAATGGAGAAAAACCCACATCAACTGGCACACTCTATAAACGTATGATGAGGAAGATCTCACCGATTGTAAAAAAGCATAAATTTAGTTCTGTGACATTTATCTGGATGCAGGGAGAGGCTGATGCGCAAGCTAAGCATGGAAAAGTTTATAAGAAGAGTTTACTCGGTTTGATAGAACAACTTAGCAATGATCTAGGGCGCAAAGAAATCAACGTCGTCATTGGACGATTGAGTGATTGTGATATGGCCAACAAACACTTCCCTCATTGGACAATGATTCGTGATATCCAAGTAGAACTTGCAGATGCTAATCCACGTAGTCTTTGGGTAAATACAGACGATTTGAATGACGGAAAGGGTAAAAATGGCAGACAACTAAAAAATAATCTTCATTATTCTGTCGAAGGCTACAAAAAACTCGGCGAACGTTTCGCTGCAAAATCCATTGAGTTAATCAAAAAGCATGAGCAATAAAGTAGAGAAGTTAATAAGATCATAAGCGTTAGATATGATTCGAGATTATGGTGAAGATTCGAGCTTTACGGGATATACTATGCCTATTTTTGCTGGCTATCCTCCCGGAGTAGGATCAAGCTATGAAGCAGTTAAACTTACAAATATTTCGAAGCCGTCAGATGCCATGTTTCTCGGAGAAAGCAATTATCACTATTATAATGGAGGTGAAAGTGGCTTTACGTCCAGTTTCTATCATAATGGTCTTTATAATCGCTTGTTTATAGATGGTCATGTAGGACAGGGATTTCAAAATCAGGGTTTTTCAATTCCAGGAGGCTATTATTATCAATGGTCCTATGAAACAGGGCTATGATAGGACTGTGTAGAGAGGCGTCCGCCTAGCACGGCAAGTTCCAAAGATAAACATAATTATTCACCATTACCCATAACAAGGGGCAAAGCCTCTTAGTCGCCTGGTCAAGGGTCTTGCCAGGCAGGCGGATAACAAGCATTTGCCCATACGGCAGTTCTTGCTAGTGGAGCTCGAGGGGGAGGATCCCCTCTCGCACGGGTCGCATCATGCCCTCTATTCTGCAGCTTCAAATGAAGTCTACTTGAGTCATTCGATAATTCACAAAGTCATATATCATAACTAATTAGGAATACATAAATGAAACAGCTACTCGCTATTATAATCTTCATCTCCACTATGTCAGTTTCTTGGGGAGCTATCGAGCTGCCAGCAGTATTTTCAGATGGTGCGGTGCTTCAATGTGATAAGGAGCTACCTATTTGGGGTTGGGGAAAAGCTGGTGAGAAGGTAGCGGTAAGTTTTGCTAATCAAAGTGAGACAAGCGAAGTCAAGCCAGATGGGAGCTGGATGGTCAAACTTAAGCCTATTAAGCCATCCTACGAGAAACATATTATCTTAATCAAAGTGGGCGCTGAATCACTGGAATTAAAGAATATCCTGGTCGGTGAGGTCTGGTTTTGCAGCGGGCAGTCAAATATGCTCTATACCCTAGGCGCGGTATCTAATAAAACTAAAGACCAAGGCTATGAATCGGTTCTTGAATACATGAGGAAAGAAAAAGATACTGCCAAGGATGAATTTCTGAGACATATTAAAGTGCCCAATGTAGCGTCGGTACTAGAAAGTAAGCGTAATTTCACAGGGAATTGGATCAGTTCTGCACCCGAAAATAATAGTGAATTCACCGCGGTTGGGTATTTTTTTGCGAAAGAAATTCGCAAACATTTAGATTGTCCAGTGGGCTTGCTCAATTGCTCATGGGGCGGCAAGCGCATTGATCCTTTCATCCCCCCTTCACAGTTGAAAAGCCCTGGCTATGATCAAATGCTTGCCACTATTAAAAAGCAGGTGGAAAATTATGACCTCAAAGACGAGCAGGCGAAATTAAAAAAGGCTTTGGCAAACTTTAAAACTGAGGGAAAAAGCGCTAGGGAGATAAGATTAAGTCAACCCCGGATGCGCCCCTCGCCCAACTCGGCATCAAATACAGCAGGGGCTATCTATAATGGCATGACTCATCCACTCGTTCCCTATGCGATACGCGGTATGTTGTGGTATCAGGGCGAATCTCACAATCATTCCAAGCCGGCCACTTACGGGGGGCTGCTGAAGAAACTCATTGCTGGTTTGAGAGCCGAATGGGGGCAAGGAGATTTCCCTGTTTACTTCTGTCAAATAGCAAATCTGACTGCTTCGAGTTCTAAGCCCGCGACAAAAAAGAACTCTTGGGTCACGATCAGCAATCAGCAGCGCCTCTCGATGAAGATTCCCAATACCGGAATGGCTGTGCTCAATGATATTGGACAAGTGAAAGATATTCATCCTTTGAACAAGTTAGATGTCGGCAAACGGCTTTCTAAGTGGGCCTTAAACAAGACTTATGGCTTTACAGAGATCGTTGCTAGTGGTCCGCTTTATCAATCATCTGAGCAAAAAGCTAAGTCGATTATAATTAAGTTCGATTACCCGGGTAGCGGTTTGATGATCGGCAAGAAACATTTACTCGAGCCGGTTAAACCCTTAAATGTTCCTCTCGGAGGATTTGAGATATGTGGTGAGGATAAAGTTTGGACTTATGCAGAGGCCAAAATAATTAGCCAAAACGAGGTCGAAGTCTCCCATCAATCCATTGATAAGCCTCTTGCCGTTAGGTATGCCTGGCAACAAAATCCCGCGAATGCCAATTTATACAATAAAGAAGGATTGCCCTCTAGCTTGTTTTCTACCTTAGACTCGGAATAGATCAGAGAAAGCTCAATAACATGTGGGATACAGGGAAATAAAGAGCTTGTTATTTTCTTAGGGTTTTATAATGACTTCAAACTTTGATTTCAGCTCTTGAAGTTCGGTATCAGAAAATTGACCTTGATGTATAAAGATTTTTTCCAGAGTAGTGAGCTCCTTTAAAATATGGGTAGTCCTTACATCGGAATGACTGATGTCTAAAATACGTAGTGACAACTCTCTTAATTTATGTAAATTAGAAATGGCCGTGTGAGAAATATTAAGCTCAATTAGATCGTGATTATGTAAGCTATTAAGTTCATTACCTTTACGGATAGATTCCGTATAATCACGAATCAGGTGCAAGTAAGTTATCAACTTACGATATTCAAAACACTTATTATTCAGTAGGCCCTATGTAGATAAGCCGCTATTTATTCTTATAGTGCTTCGAAATCAACTTACGCAGTTAATCGTCTTAAGTTGTTCACATAGCTGACAGAGTTAAAGACTTATTCCTTAAAAGATAGAGTGATTTTGTCTAAGATTGGTTTTGAATTGTTGTCAGTCGTATCCGTCATTTTGACTTCAAACTGAAAGACGTATCCTTTGGGTAAAGATGAAAGATCGAGTGCCGCAGCTGATTTTGCCACTTGCTTGGCGAAACCAGTGATGTAGTCGTATTTTTCTTTAACAGTTTGCCAATCAGTCCATTTGTTAATTTGACCATCTTTATTGGTGTCGACTCCAACGCGAACTTCGACTGTCTCGACCCAAGGACCCGGGCTGACAAAGTCAGTTCTCAACTGCGTCGTTAGATAAAATTTTCCTTCTGCAAAGGCAATATCAGGATCGGGGTGACCCTTGCCAATCTCACCACAAAAAGCAAAGGGCTTGTCGAGACTAGAAGAGGTGAACCAGCCGACGCGAATTCCGCTATTTGCTTTGTGATAATCCCCGAAGAGGTAGTACTGACCACCAATACTAATGGAGGCCCAGTCACCGTAGGCGTTTTGTACAGGATCATGAATTTCGTACTTCGCAAAAGCCTTGACATCACCTTTCTTTATTCTGTGCATAGGGACATCGACGGGCGAAGCTTTGCCAGGAAATTTTTTTGGGTCTGCTTTGTACCAGTGTGGATGGGCATATTCAGCAAATTTACCTGTGGGAGTCGTTCGTTCATCAACTGCAGGTGGAAGTATTTTAAAATTCCCTATACCATCAGAACTAATGGCGTGCCCTGCTAAAGGTGAATCCCATGAATGCTTACTGGCATCAATCGGACTCCAATCTTCATAGATCACATGAAAGTTTCCTTCTAGATCACGAATAAAGGCACAATCCGAACCATCTGATGGATCTTTGAAGGCCATACCCATATTCTTGCCAGGAAGACCATCGGTGAGATCTTCATCTATATAGAGATGGGGGTCCTGATCATTTGGGAAATCATAATAGATGTGAACTTTGCCATCGACATACTCGGCGGTGGTAACCCAACTTGAGAAACCCTCAGTTACTGGGCCGTGGTGTACCCAGTTAAGCATATCTTTACTCTGCCAGGCATGATAGCCACCGAGGCCTTTTTTTAGACCACCAGGTGCATCGTATTGATTGGCAAAGGGAGTGGTCTTTAAAGGAATATCAAAGCCCTTTAATTCAGCAGTTTCTGACTTGAAGTCTTTTTTTTGTGGAGCCCTATAGCGGCCAAACATCCAATAATTACCCGGACCCATGGTGAGCATTACCGGAGCATCACCCAAATTGATGGGTTTGACTCCCTTGATGGGTGCCCAATTATGCCAAACGGGTGATTGCGCTAGAGTGATCGACTTCGCGGAGCGTTGCGTACTAAAAGTTTTTAGTGTGCTTTTAAAAGTTGCGTGTTTCGATTTTGGGCTAATCATTCCATCTTTTAAGTCAAGCTGATCATTCGAGGTGATACTCTGCTTCCACTCAACCTGGCTATCAATTATCCACGATTCATTTTCTCCTTTGGAGTAGGCACATGATGCCAATGCGATACTTCCACATACTTTAATAATGAGTGAGGTAGCTTTATTGTTGTTTATCATCACTGAGTTCCCTTTAGTGTTATTTTTTATTATTTGCGAGTGACCGCTTTAAGATCTTTTAATAATTCGTAGGAATCGGTTGAGACGGAGCCATCTTCGTACATCTCAAGGTTGATTAAGATTGGGTAACGATCTTTTTGAGCTTTCTTTACCAAGCTAATTAATTGCAGTAATTTATATTTTGCTTTGGCAATAGGGGTATCTTCATCGATATGTCCACATCTTCGCTCTAGTGTAAAGCAACCATGGGCTTGAAGTCCTTGTTGACGGCCACTAATGAAGACGCCATCTTTGAGTTCATTGGCCTTAAAGCTGGAGTTCCCGCGGGCGAGATAATCTTGTATGGTTTTTGAGGCAGAATTTTTATAACGGCTTGATTGTGGAGTCTCTAGTCCTAATGAATTATTGTTGCTTTTTCACGAAGTCATCTCTTTGGTCACTCGCTTGGAATTGTCAAAACACCTATTGCTGGAATAGGCATTTTGAGGTTTTTTTGATGGCGGTTTAAAAGTCGGTTTCGTATTTTGCAACTTCGACGGCAAGTTCTTGAAAAGCGGTGTTTTCTCCACCATCATTACTGCTTATTGGAGAAACGGCCCAGATTACCCAACGAAATTTACCGAGTGATTCACTATTAATGGAGCGAAGTGAGGCCGCCGTATAGTGGGCTTTTTTATTTAAGCTCGTATCGATAAGTCCTAGAGAAGTGAATTTACTCAAGTCCCAAGCGGGATCAGTGTTGGAATTACTTGCATAAACTTGGATCTTTTGAGCACCACGGTTACCGCCTTGATTATAGGACCAGCTCGTGATTGATGCGATGTTTTGCGGACGACCTAAATCCATTTTATAAGCACCATTTTGTATTCCATTAGCAAAAATGGGGCCGTAACTTGCTTTTAACTTACCATCTAGAAGGATTTCAATTTTATCATTACCCGTCTTCGTATTAGTAGAGATGGAGTAAGTAGAGCTGCGAGGGACTTTTAAGTTGCGAAAACCATTTATTTTTGAGGAGGTCTCAATTTGAACAAAAGTATTAACTTTTATAGTTATTTCAGTAGGTTCTTGGTTGCGAATGACCTTAAGAATTACTTTTGTTTTGCGGTTTTCAGATAAAGCCTTGAAGAATTGTTCAATATCTTTAACTGCTTTTCCATTTACCGCTTGAATCAAGTCATTTTGTGCAAAGCCGGTTTTTGCTGCGGAAGATGAGTTTGGAACTTGGGTAAGAGCAACACCACCATCAACTTTACGTGTGCCATAAGCAGAAAACTCTTCTCCCACAATGGAATGAATTGTAGCACCTAGATAAGTTGAATCAAGGTTTTTTAAGGGAGCTATTTTAGCGTGTGATTTACTTTTTACTGGAGCGGCTAAGGCTGGAATAATAGGTGTTCTAGCAATGGCCTTGAGCGATGGCTTTTTAACGCCAAATTGATCCATGGGAAAGTTTTTGAAACCAATTTTAAAGGCTGGAGAGCCTTTTTTGACCCGGAAGTCACCATTAGCTGGATCCACAAATAAAGGATCCCCAATAAGTGAGTTTATATCCCAGCCAAATTGTGTATGGCGCCTAACTTGTGATTCTGGTACATTAAAAAAAAGATTACTATCGACTCGTTTGCCTTTAGAAACGGCGCTGGGCATACGGGCCCCACGTGCGGGTGCCATAAAGATATTTGAGAAGACTTCATCTTCACTATTATTATACCAAACGTGGGGATGTAAGCCATTATTGACCGTGATATTATTCCAAGCACGACGACGGAAACCCTCGCGAAGCTTTAAGCCACGTGCGAGGAGTAGGTTATTATAAATATCGTAATTACTTGAGCCATCATCAAGGTCAATATCCCAACCGTGATCACAGCGCCAGCGACTATCGCGAATAGTGGTGGTCTTGATAGCATCAAGGAAGGGCAAGCTCGGGTCTTCATCAACCGCCTTCTGAGTTGGTTTTACATCACTTCTCCAGAAACGGTCACGTCCCCATGAATTGAAAGAACCATGATCATGGGTTTCTAAGACTGTATCAAAAACATCGCAACGTTCAATGAGGTGACCACCCCAAGCACCATCACCAATATTAATTCCCGAGCGAGCACAATCGTAAATCGAACAATCACGTATGGTGATTTCCGAGGCCATGTCCATCATTACGCCTGCGGGCTGACGTTCTACTATTCCAATCCCATGAATCAAACAGTCTTCAACGACTCCGAAAGCGGGGTAATTGTTTGTTTTTGGACCTGGTGTGCGATCTATTTTAGAGAGGTCATTTTTTTCACCATATTCAAATAAAGGATCGCGTACGGCATTGGGATCACCTACAAAGCAGACACCACTAGCACCGACGTTATGAATATGGCATCCTTTAATGAGTGTGCGCCTATTGTAATTGTTGACGAAAATGGCATTGCCACCAACTTGATCAAATTCACAATCGAGGATACTGATATTCTCAGTTCCTGTCAACATAAAGGAGCCACCACGATATATAGCCCAATCGGAGCGGAGCAATTGTTCTTTACAATCCATGAAAGTACGGGCGGCGTGACGAACGATAAAGCCTTTGAATGAAATATGCTTAACAGGTTTTTTTTCACTTCCTTGAAACTCTAGCAAGTGTGCTAATCGTACAACTTCAACACTAGCTTTATCTAGCTCTGTCTTAGCTTCTGGTTTATAATAAAGTGTATTAGTTTTTGCATTATGATACCACTCTCCGGCGGCATCGAGTTCCTCGAAAATGTTTTCCACCATGCGAAAACTTTTATGCATGCCCATTTTACGGTTATTCTGCCAGCCGCCTTCATAGGTGACCTCGCCCTTGGCATCCTTGCCAGTAATTAAGTAATGATAACCACCCCATCGATGAGTATGCATGGCATGAATATAACCACCCGCGGGATCCGCCCAAGCAAGGGCTCGCTCTTTGGAGAATGCGTCAGCTGCAAAGCCCTGATAAGCAGCCGTTTTTTTACTAGCATCATAATTTGGATAACGCGCCATGCGTTGACTCTTGCCATTAATAAAGAGTTGATCGATTTTTAGCTCTTCGGGAGTCTTTGATTGAAAGATGCCATCTTTATAGGCTTTCCAAGTTAATTTTAGTTTTGAGCCACCACTCAGTACTACTTGCTCATCTTTATAAGCTAAATAATTGACAGGTGCATCCTTGGTTCCTGAATCCTGTGGGGTGAAGATCAAAGTGTTATCTAGATAATAAATACCTTCACGAATGTAAATATTACAGGTTTCACGACCAATATTTTGCGATTTACGCAAAGCCTTTTGTGCTTGTTCAAGGGTTTTAAAGGGTTTTGCCTGACTACCAATATGAGTGTCGCTACCTTTAGTTGATACGTAGAAATCTGCAGCATAAGTTTGCGTACAGAGTAGTGAAAAACAAAGTAATAACTTTTTCATTTGATCCTTATTTTTTTTTAATTGTGTTAGGGATAAAGAAATAAAATTGATTGTTGTAACAAAATAAAGCCATAAAAATAGATGTTTTTAACAGCAAGTCTTACTATATTAAATAATTATAAACCTTTAAGATAAATCTATGAATTCTTCGACCCGACTCACACTTATAGAACGTGTTCGCCAAGCCGATCGCGATGAACGCTGCTGGGAAGATTTTGTCGACTCTTACAAAAATTATATCTATGTTATTATTCGCAAATTTAAGCTGAGCAATGAGCTGTGTGATGATATGTTGCAAGATATTCTAGTTCAACTCTGGAAGTCACTTCCCCAGTTTGATTACCGACCACAAGAATGTCGTTTTCGTACTTGGTTAAGTATTGTTTGTTGTAGTGTGGTAAAAAATCACCTCAAATCAAAAGCAGGACGTAAAATGCTTAAAGAGACTGAATATGAGGAATCAATTCATGCCTTGGATCAATTTTCAGAACCAGAAATAGAGCGTATAGCCGAAAGCGAATGGAAAAATTTTATTGCCGAGAAAGCTTTCGATAATATCCGTCCTCGCCTCACAGATAAAATGCTTTTGGTCTTTGAGGCATCAATCGAAGAGCGCCCGGATAAAGATGTTGCTAGTGAGATAGGATGTAGCGAGGCCTCTGTACGCGTTTATCGTCAACGAGTGCGGAATTCTCTAATGAAAGAAATTATTCGTCTCAATGATGAATTAGATGCGGGTTAAATAAATTCCAACAGAGTTAATGCGTGTTTACTCCTTAGCCCATGCTAATATAGTTTGTCGCTCTGCGACAGTATTAAATCGGATACTCGGAGCAAGTGAGTCGTAGGCATGCTGAAAGCACAATTCTATTTCACGATCGTAATTCCAACATGAGCGGGGATTAAGGCTAATTGAACAGCACTAAATTGATTTTTATGAATTGTGAGATTGCGTAGGAATTTCATATTTTTAA from Lentisphaera profundi harbors:
- a CDS encoding sialate O-acetylesterase, whose amino-acid sequence is MKLLCIAILVVLTSLSSVNAAEKGKHLFILSGQSNMKYMDPNISFIPAVEEAFGKDNVIVVHDAQGGQPIRRWYKNWTPENGEKPTSTGTLYKRMMRKISPIVKKHKFSSVTFIWMQGEADAQAKHGKVYKKSLLGLIEQLSNDLGRKEINVVIGRLSDCDMANKHFPHWTMIRDIQVELADANPRSLWVNTDDLNDGKGKNGRQLKNNLHYSVEGYKKLGERFAAKSIELIKKHEQ
- a CDS encoding sialate O-acetylesterase — its product is MKQLLAIIIFISTMSVSWGAIELPAVFSDGAVLQCDKELPIWGWGKAGEKVAVSFANQSETSEVKPDGSWMVKLKPIKPSYEKHIILIKVGAESLELKNILVGEVWFCSGQSNMLYTLGAVSNKTKDQGYESVLEYMRKEKDTAKDEFLRHIKVPNVASVLESKRNFTGNWISSAPENNSEFTAVGYFFAKEIRKHLDCPVGLLNCSWGGKRIDPFIPPSQLKSPGYDQMLATIKKQVENYDLKDEQAKLKKALANFKTEGKSAREIRLSQPRMRPSPNSASNTAGAIYNGMTHPLVPYAIRGMLWYQGESHNHSKPATYGGLLKKLIAGLRAEWGQGDFPVYFCQIANLTASSSKPATKKNSWVTISNQQRLSMKIPNTGMAVLNDIGQVKDIHPLNKLDVGKRLSKWALNKTYGFTEIVASGPLYQSSEQKAKSIIIKFDYPGSGLMIGKKHLLEPVKPLNVPLGGFEICGEDKVWTYAEAKIISQNEVEVSHQSIDKPLAVRYAWQQNPANANLYNKEGLPSSLFSTLDSE
- a CDS encoding alpha/beta hydrolase, with the protein product MKSILFTLLSLFLISSAFADTNKSSKPQVKQKKDIYYNPPASVADVSYGSDERNVLDFWQAPGEGPHPLYFYIHGGGWLGGDKSRVFRVQDYLDKGISVASINYRLTKTDILPAPVHDAARALQFVRSKAQEWNIDKKKVVLAGGSAGACTAMWIACHDDLANPESSDPVERESTRVSGIVVAGGQTSIDPKQAGPWIGPKVYHGMIIMAVGEQNIEAVFKNYAQHEKLFKEFSPINHLTQDDPPLYLSYGDHMEVPAASFGSGIHHGMFGIKMKEKSEQVDHKKVFLNISKHQKSEAYSDPKAFIYELLLGEKK
- a CDS encoding DUF1559 domain-containing protein gives rise to the protein MRTIEFKNKKARSLYKPFTLIELLIVVAIIGILASLLLPVLGKARKKAKQTVCKSQLKQIHLAMTMYELDNDQYLPYVRVDPPAHSQPWYWTLAPYLGIDREETGTMREVEISLGSNVFKCPSNDSLNVPVYGTSTNITGYAMPQWAGWGGKGALYAPIKITNVSEPSHAMLLGETDLKYYLNGGDTNFLNSLYHDGLNNRLFIDGHVGQGFQNQGFVAVAIKSPYYFSWSKNSGY